GCGAGGGCGTCGAAGACGGCCTGTTCCTGCGGGTTGAGGCCTTCCGGTGCGGGACGCGGCGCGGTGACGGACTCCCGGGGGAGGAGGAACTCGATCTCCGAGAGGATGTCGCCGATGTCCTCGACGAGGCGCGCGCCTTCCTTGATGAGCTTGTGGCAGCCGCGTGCGTGCGGGCTGTCGACGCGGCCCGGCACGGCGAAGACCTGCCGCCCCTGTTCCAGCGCCTGGCGGACGGTGATGAGGGCGCCGCTTTCCAGCCCGGCCTCCACGACGAGGACGCCGAAGGAGAGGCCGCTGACGATGCGGTTGCGCAGGGGGAAGTTTTGCCGTTCCGGCCGGGTGCCCAGGGAAAATTCCGAAAGGAGGCAGGAGCCGGGGGAGGAGGCGATTTTTTCCGCCAGTTCCAGGTTTTCCGGCGGGTAGATATGGTCGACGCCGGTGCCCAGGACGGCCCAGGTGGGGCCTTTGGCGGCCAGGGCGCCCATGTGGGCGGCGGTATCGATGCCGCGGGCCAGGCCGGAGATGACGGGGACGCCGGCGTAGGCCAGCTGGTAGCTGAGTTTGCGCGCGGTTTCCACGCCGTAGTGGCTGGTGACGCGGGAGCCGATGACGGCGACGCCGGGGCGCCATTTTTGCGGGATGGCGCCGCGGACGTAGAGGACGGCGGGCGGGTCGTAGATTTCCCGCAGGGAGGAGGGGTAGCGGGGATCGTCGATGTGGAGGAGGGTGGCGCCGGAGGCTTCCGCCTTGGCCAATTCGGCCTGGGCCAGTTCCCCGTCCCCGCCGGAGCGGATGGAGCGGGCGGCCTCCGGGCCGATGCCCTCGACGCGGCGCAGGTCGGCCTCCGTGGCGGTGAAGATGTTCTGCGCGTCGCCGAAGCGTTCCTTCAGCCGCCGCATCCGCACGGGGCCGACGTGCGGGATGAGGGCGAGGGTGAGGTTGGCCTCCAGCGGTGTCATGCGGGGCGGGAGACGAGGGTGAGGAGGTGGTCGATTTCTTCCTGGGGGACGCCGTCGACGATCTCGGCCCGGCCGATGGCGGAGAGGAGGATCCACCGGGCAGCGCCTTTCTTGTCCCGGCCCAGGGCGGCCAGGACTTTTTCCCGGTTGAGGCCGGCGTGGTGGGTGGGAAGGCCGTGGGCCTTGAGGGCGGCTTCGACTTCCGCGACGGCGGCGGGGTCGAGGTCGTGCATGCGGGCGGAAAGGTGGGCGGCGGCGCGCATGCCGATGGCGACGGCCTCCCCGTGGAGGAGGGTGCCGTAGCCCGCCGCGTTCTCCACGGCGTGGCCCAGGGTGTGGCCGAAGTTGAGGAGCGCGCGGGCCTCGCCGGTCTCCCGCTCGTCCTCGGCCACGATGCGGGCCTTGATGGCGGCGCAGCGGGCGATGAGGGCGGGCAGGTCGGCCTCCGGGGGCGGACCCTGGCGGAGGCGGGTGAAGAGGTCGGGGTCGGCGATGAGACCGTATTTAATGACTTCCGCCATGCCCGCGGCCAGCTCGCGGGGGGGAAGGGTGCGGAGGGTTTCCGTATCGGCCAGGACGGCGCGGGGCTGGTGGAAGGCGCCGACGAGGTTTTTTCCCTCCGGCAGGTTGACGCCGGTCTTGCCGCCGATGGAGCTGTCGACCATGGCCAGGAGGGTGGTGGGCAGGCCGATCCAGGAGACGCCGCGCAGGTAGGAGGCGGCGACGAAGCCGGCCAGGTCACCCACGACGCCGCCGCCCAGGGCCAGGACGGTGTCCTTCCGGGAGAGGCCTTTTTGGGCCAGGAAGGAAAGGAGGGCGGCGGCCTGGTCCAGGGTCTTGGAGCCCTCGCCGCCGGGGACTTCGGCGATGAAGCATTGGCGGCCGCTTTGCTCGATGGAGGCCCGGAGGGCGGGCAAGAGGGGGCGGAGGGCGGCGTCGGCGATGACGGCCGCCTTGGGGCCCGCGTGCAGGGCGGAGAGGGTTTTCCCTACTTCCGCCAGGAGGCCGGAGCCGACGCGTACTATATAGGAGGAGGCCGCCAAGGGGACGGAGACTTCCTGGAGGGGCATGGGGGCCACAATCCTTTCCGGGGCTTTTCCCGTCAAGCTTGGTTGCGGAGCGGCTTTCGTTGGCGCATGATTCCCGTTCGCCGTCATGCCGCATCCGCTCGCCGTCGACCTGACCTCCTACCAGAAGGGGAATTACCAGTGGCGCGCCGCTTTCCTGCGGGTGCCGGCGCTGGCGCTGGCCTTGGCGATCGGCCACGGCTGCGGCCAGCCTGCGGCGGGGGTGTTGGGCTGCGCGGCGGCCCTTTCGGCCGGTTTCGGCGGGATGCGGCAGGTGCGCGGCTCCCGTCTGCTGGCGATGATGTGGACCGTGGGAACGATGGCCGCCGCCGCGTGGCTGGGAACGGTCTGCGGCCACACGCACGGCGCTGCGCTGGCGGTGACGGCCCTGGGCGGATTCGTCTGCGGACTGGTCGTCGTTTATAATGACGACCTTGGCTGGATCGCCATCCAGGGGGTCATCGCGCTCCTTTTGGCGACCAATTTTCCCAGCTACGGCGAGATGGGCGCGGCGCGCAGCGTGGCCATTTTGGCGGGCGGGGCGCTTCAGGTGGGGGTGCTGTTGCTCCTTTGGCGTTTCCTGGGCATTTCCCGGCGGGGGCCGGAGGAAGGCGGGATGCCGGTGCCGCCCCAGCCCTGGCGGGAAGCCTGGGCGGAGTTCCGGCAGTCCTGGGTCT
This DNA window, taken from Verrucomicrobium sp., encodes the following:
- a CDS encoding FUSC family protein, producing MPHPLAVDLTSYQKGNYQWRAAFLRVPALALALAIGHGCGQPAAGVLGCAAALSAGFGGMRQVRGSRLLAMMWTVGTMAAAAWLGTVCGHTHGAALAVTALGGFVCGLVVVYNDDLGWIAIQGVIALLLATNFPSYGEMGAARSVAILAGGALQVGVLLLLWRFLGISRRGPEEGGMPVPPQPWREAWAEFRQSWVFTSVAFRYALRLALTLMLAIGLARYLGLQNGYWLPMTTLLVLKPDFYRTYAMGVQRSVGTLLGVGLASVIAEWLAPGPEAAMGLAVGFGLLVYALQKVNMVLFCMMLTSYVVFLISLTGMAEGEVTVHRLINTVLGCGLAMGSRFIGLRLLRWRGKRLVPSGPTP
- the dprA gene encoding DNA-processing protein DprA translates to MTPLEANLTLALIPHVGPVRMRRLKERFGDAQNIFTATEADLRRVEGIGPEAARSIRSGGDGELAQAELAKAEASGATLLHIDDPRYPSSLREIYDPPAVLYVRGAIPQKWRPGVAVIGSRVTSHYGVETARKLSYQLAYAGVPVISGLARGIDTAAHMGALAAKGPTWAVLGTGVDHIYPPENLELAEKIASSPGSCLLSEFSLGTRPERQNFPLRNRIVSGLSFGVLVVEAGLESGALITVRQALEQGRQVFAVPGRVDSPHARGCHKLIKEGARLVEDIGDILSEIEFLLPRESVTAPRPAPEGLNPQEQAVFDALAEDETPVDTLIAKCGLPSGQVFSTLLRLEMKRLVRQLPGKLFVRTDSQA
- the aroB gene encoding 3-dehydroquinate synthase, which translates into the protein MPLQEVSVPLAASSYIVRVGSGLLAEVGKTLSALHAGPKAAVIADAALRPLLPALRASIEQSGRQCFIAEVPGGEGSKTLDQAAALLSFLAQKGLSRKDTVLALGGGVVGDLAGFVAASYLRGVSWIGLPTTLLAMVDSSIGGKTGVNLPEGKNLVGAFHQPRAVLADTETLRTLPPRELAAGMAEVIKYGLIADPDLFTRLRQGPPPEADLPALIARCAAIKARIVAEDERETGEARALLNFGHTLGHAVENAAGYGTLLHGEAVAIGMRAAAHLSARMHDLDPAAVAEVEAALKAHGLPTHHAGLNREKVLAALGRDKKGAARWILLSAIGRAEIVDGVPQEEIDHLLTLVSRPA